The nucleotide sequence CAGCGTAAACTATCAAGTCaactttcaacaatttggaaaCTGGATATTAACAAGGAAATATGGAAGAGATATGCATTTGAGTATAACAAAACTAATCGCACAACTAATTTCAATGACTGGTTGTGTAATGCATTGGACATGGGCGTCATCGAAAACCAACAAAGGATCATCCAGTCTAGAATTGTATCTATTCctattgaagatgttatACTCACATGGGATCCTTAAACTGGTTAAATTGGAACAGCACTTTTTGACCTTTTCTGTATATCTCCCTTACTATCGGCTTTCCGTTTTTTAGACTGTTTAATGGGCCGTTTTTCGCCTTCCTCAAACACATCATCAGGTAGTTCATAAAGTTTTACGTTCTTTATCTGTATAAAGTGGGttccttcttgaaatccAAGCCACCCTTTGCAGATGTTGTAAAATTCAGAACATGGATACTGAATATCAAGCTTCTTAGGCTGCTTGCTCGTTGAGTCATTAGATTTATTCAAACTTACATCAAGACCGATGAATAACTTCATTAAATGTAAAGTTTTTGTGGGGGTGTCTCCCTCTTTCTCTGACCCATGTATAGTTCTGGGCTCCACCTTCTGTAATTTATTTAACACGCTGGCGCCACTTAATATTCCGTAGGAGTTCACAACTTCAAATGGTTCTAAATCATTGATATCATAACTGTCATTGAAGTCTTTCACATAAGGGTGCGCTATCTCAATACCACTAGTTGCTTCTAATTTTTGAACCAAAAGCCTCAACTTACTTTCCACAAACCCGCTCCATTTTGAatgctcttcttcattcGCTTTGgtaccaacaacaatacaTAAGTAAAACTTGTATCTAAAAAAAAAGTCATGTCGTTGGAAAAGATCCGACCACGTTCTCTTGCCTAACTTGATGTCACCAACGATATCCACACCTTTTACCAATTCTGAAAGTATGACCTTTTGAGTAGAGCTCGTTATGTTATGTGTCGCACACATGGAAGGATATGCTGGCGTGATTATTGGCATTCGATGATTTCTATCGTTTGTATACAATCTTGGATTCCAGACCTTCACTTGAAGTGGTCCATCTTCTATAGGCTTTAATAACACTGGTTGAGGCCAGTTCCACTTCGTGTatatattgaagaatttgtcCACTATTACTGCCCCGACAGCATTTGGGTAGAGTTGACAAATTCTTGCAACCATCATTGCCCAGGCTACACCTCCTGGGAATCCAAATACATTTCCATAAACTGCTCTAGCTTGTGCCCACATCTTTATACAACGAAGAGCATGCTTGAAAACTGTTGGTTTTGGTACtagttgaagaatctcaTCAGTCACCCTAGTTCCATTTAAGGCTCTCATGTCCCTTTCATCGAGATTCCTGAGCAAGTTCTTATCATCTAAAGTCATGTTCAAGGGAACCTGAGGCACATTCAAGGTAGCACAAATTAAATCGATAGAGATCCCATCGAACTCGATTTTGATAATAGGGACAAAAGCATCTGGAACTGAAGTTATTTCCTCTAATTCTGGTCTTTCCCTTACGATTGATTCAAAAACAGAAAAAAAGTCCTCTCTTGTCACGTGTTTTGGTACAACAACCAAGGTGTCAATATCTGATCCCGGACCATAGACGCCGAGCCTGTAAGATCCGAATGTGAAAATCTTCCCACCAGCATCCTTCGCCATGCCTTCACTCATATTTTTGCTTTTGGAAACTTTATGAACGAACTCCTGAACTAACTTCTGAAAAAGATTGAGAATCTCAACTCTTTTCCTGGTTGCTTGTTCACTCTCGAAAGAGCCACGAGCTTTCAATTCAGCGATTAGTTGATCATTTAGAGTAATCTCTTTGGGTGAGGGATTATCTGTTGAGATTGGAGGAGTGACACCAAATATCCGGGAAGCCATCTACAATTCTGAAAAATGTGAGAATTTAGAACCATCCAAAAGTTCGCAAATATAGTAGTTTCTATTGTACACAGAGACACTCAGTTCTCAGACTTATATACAGACCATTATCACCTAGTTCTTTTTTgcttcaccaacttgttgattacATGATAGGGTACACCTTGTTTTAGAGAAAACGAGAGAATTCTGTCTAGTGAGCCCTCCTTCAAAACACCGCTCTGTGACTTGAGCACTAACTGCATGAGCAGAACGATATTCTTAGGCTTTATCTTTGCCTTAAAACCATATAAACTGAGCTCTTTTCTGAAACTCTTGtaaagttcaagtttttcatcTACTTCGAGTTTGGATGATAGTATACCTGCTTCTACTCCATCCATTATATTCTTGGTGAATTTGCTCTTATCATCAGCAAACTCTTTCAcgatttgaagagattttGTGGGACAATTTTTGACCTCGTAAAAGTAACAGATATAACTCCGAATTTTATCGTCTATGATGAGATCTTTGGCCAATAGACCGATATCAATATTCCTCAGTGCATCCCTTGAAATGAATCTGAAAACTTCCAAAAGCAATGTTTTATAAATCTTAAGTCTGAGGCGAAGGTCCATATTTGAGAATTCCTTGGAGTTAACGAAGCATTGGTACAAATTGTTGAGCACAATCATACCCTCCTGGGTTTCAAGGATGGATAAAGATTGTGCTATTGCTCGAACAGTATTGTTGAGTTTTATTTTCTTTTTCTCATCTATTACCTGTATTCCCATGGGAGTCACTTTAGTTAGTTTTAATATAGAAGTTTTGACAAGCTCATCAATCACATTAGCATCTAAGACTCGGTTCCTTACCATCATACTTCTTATTAACTCAAGGAGAACTGTCGTAGGTCTGATCTCAGCAGTGATAAAATCCCTGTATAATTCTATTGTTTCCCGCCTTTCATTCTCAGCGATTGGAAGGTGGACTCTCAACCTTAAGTAAAAGTCATGAGAATTGTTAGTTTTCAACATGGCCTTGTGGAGCAAGATCAGCTCTATGCCATTTGGTCTATATGTCTCAAAAAAATGCTTGTAAACCTGCTCATACTTGCGGTGGTTCTGTGCATCAAGCATTGAACGCAAGCATTTTAAAAACGACTCATGTTCTTTTTTAAACATTTCCTGTAAGCAACTTACTAAGATGTCATTGCTAAGCTCATTATGGTGTTCCAAAACAATTCTTGAAAGCAAAGAATCTACATCTCTATCAATAAGCTTATTCGTCAACCTATTCAACGACCAGCTTATGTTGGAATATACATATTCCtgttggaaaagttcataaattgatgaagacgacattatgttcaagtcaatgatCCTCAGAATATCATAGTCATTGAGACCTGCCCCTTTCATCATCTGGAGAATGAGttccaacaattccttGTCAAGGGACTTGCTTTCTATGTTTTCGGTTATAAAGGCAAACCATCCAGCGATATTACCTTTCTTGGAAATACAGAGGTCATGAAGCGTTTTCACCTCAGCATTAACATCTTCATGAGCATGAAGCTTCTGTCTCAAAATTAAGATCACTTCATAAATATTCATAACCGATAAGGGTTTAGAAAGACTGGGATGTTGATCATAAGTAATCAAGGCTTCGCTCAAGGTGTTCCTCAGGATATCAAAATTGTGGGATATACAGTCTAAAAGCACAGCTTTCAATGACTGGTTGGGAATGTTACCTTGAGCCTCTATCAATGCTTTTAATAGTCCGATATCTATATTGTTATTCTCTTTTGCTGTTTCTCCTATAATTATGgcaagttcttcaatgtcGTTAATGGTGCTCGACTCATCTATGAAGACTTTCCAAATATGTTCATAAAGATTATGAAATGCTAGTCGACTGACGAAAAGATTCCTTGTTCGCTCATCCAATGAAAACTTGTGCTCATATAAGAAATGAAGATATAATGATACCGGAATGTCAGAAGGCTTGAAACTTAGGACTTTGATGAATCGATTATAATCATCAACAGAATCATTCAAAGATTCAGAAATACGACTAGACATGCCCTTAAGATTTTCAGAACTCAACATTTCGcttgtttcttctctcGTTAGTGAGTCTGCAATGAACTTAGATTCCCTTTTAACGAACTCCAATAGAACCTTGGGAAATGATTTCACAAGACTATTTTGATGAGATGAGTTATATCGGATTTGTCGTATCTTAGTAGTGGTTCTTCGTAGCACAATATTTTTTGTAATACCCAAATTGACCTTGGTACTGCTGCCCTGTAAAACAGCTCGTAGATGCTGAGTAACTGGTATTTTGAGCATAGTAGCTCATCAGAATTCTATAAGAAAATGGGAATACTATTGTCGCGAAAAATAAGTAATGTACTAAACATGTATAATGGCTCAAGTGATATGGAATTCAGACATTGACGTATATAATCCAGATGTGATAGCGATTCCTGTCGCACAAGGAATTGTTAAATACCTTGCCATTGCTGATTTATTGGTCTTCTCGAGGGTATCAAAAAATGCATACAAAACTGTGAACGACCCTCAGATTTGGATCTCTATGCTAAAGGAAATAGGACTATGGCGAAAGGAGGGGACtaatgaaaccaaagacatcaactctttgaaaCTCAATGCACTCAACTGTATGGACCAGGCATGTCTGACCCCCGCTCGTGCCAAAAAAATAGTTTTGGGTATCCACAAaagtttggaaaagttcTACGTGGACCTACTTTCTAATAAATCTTATGATAAGCTTAAAATCTTTCAAGAGTTTCAAAGTCCAGAAGAACAATgcaaaatcttgaacaatttgatgCAATATAGTCATCTCGATAAGAACGACGAAACAAGATTCACAATACAAGAGAAGCTTGGTTCCTTGTTTGAGATTTTCGAAAATGCCTTGCTTCGAGAACTTGATATACATTTTGATCTTGAGGATTATTCCACTATGAAGAGGTTCGTCAACGTGATAATTGAATTGAATAATCACCAAACATTGATTGACTTTTTCATGCAGAAGAGCATTTTTGATAACCATGACAATGTTTTTGGTCTATTAGAATATTTCAACCCTGAAGAATTCTTCACGAATAAAACTGTAGgtgaagaattggaataCGAATTAAATTCATCAAGATTCAATGAATTGATGAACCAATTGATTACAATGTTCAACTATGAATCAAGGACAATTGATCTCATTTTCCCCAAAACTGTACCTATGATGTACAAAGTTAGCGAAGAACTAATTTTGAATCAGTTAGCGGACATTTTCAACAGGTTGATAGAGGCTTCCAAGGGCAAAAAGCTATACTTGCTGATAGTTCCTTATCTATATGACAAGATAGTCAACAGTTTCATCTCAAAATTAAATCAAAGTGAAAATCTTGGAGGAAACTACCTCAATTTGATACAGGAATTATTCGACATGCTGTTTGAGCAAGTAGTTACAGAGTACTCCAGAGAAGAAATAGTGTCTTTTAAAGGTTTGTCTAACCAGAAAATTCAAGAATGGAAAGAATCCATTGAGAGAAGAGAAGTAGAAACTAGTCAGAATATTCTACGGAATGTGAaaacagaaacaaaaaATGACTTTTTAACAAGTTTCAGAAAAGCTTTTGCCGTCGGGTCAAATAGAAATACAGAAGACGAGCAAGTTGAAAACGAATCATATTCGGAGATTCAAgccaaagagaaaattTTGACGGAAAACATGAAGTCCATTAATAAGATATTCAGTTTAAAGCTTGCTATGCAGATTTTGAATGACGGAAAGAACTGTCTAATAAGGATGTTACATTTCAAGGATTTTACTATTGTGAGTGTTCGCCAGTCTTTGATGACTTcagttcaagaaattttCATATCTGTTCTAGAGCTGATTGGAAACGATCACTTAAAACCTGGATTCGATAAGGCGTTGGTGTATTTGAGAACTTACAAGCCCGTGGAAGATGATACACATGCTCCTGAACCAATCAAGCCATTGGTTTTGTTTTCTGATTTGGTGAATGTTGCCGATTTGATAATGCAGATGGTTGAAATTTTTTATAAAGAGGAATTGATAAATCGCCGTATTATCAAGAACGAGAACTCAATTTTGAACCCATCTTTgcaaagaaagaaaaagttAGAAGAAATGGTTGATAATTATGTCGCCGATGGACTAAATATTGGTATTGATGTGTTGATCGATGAAATCGAACAAGCATATTCTCCAGTCTTACAAAACAATAGTTACTGCCCACACAATGAAACTTCTGTTGAAGTACAGGATTCTACACCTGCTGCGAGAAGAGTAGTACTGGTTTTGGATGGTAATTTTGACCTCTTAGTTGGCTGTGCAGATAAGTCTGTCATAGATGtgtttcaacaagaattaGCTGAAAGATTTTTTCAGGTAATTGTGAAAGTTATGAAGTCAGCGACTATTTCAAATACAGGAGCGGTGACACTCATATCAGATTTGAATATCTATTACGAGTGTATCCTTAATCACATAAAAACGAACAAACGATTTATACTTCCCTTGTTTGAATCACTTAAAAAAGTTGGCAGTATCTATCttattggtggaaatgaTTCAAAAGCCATTGGAAAACTCGTCAGTGATTTGAGCAAGTTCAATGGAATTTTTGGACAAGAGGAAATCTATGAATTCGTTCAAAGACGAGAGGATTGGCCATTaatcaagaaagatgtGGAAAAGATCATGTATGGTTTGAGTTTAGGTGATTGTGTTATTGCATGAGGAACCATTTTATTGTAAAATATATACTCAATGGTGACTAATGAATTAGCTGTCACTGTTTTTTTTgtcaatttggtcaatatGTGATAGTGTAGCACTTGCGATAATAAATTCTCTGATATCGCGATATGTTTTTTTACTGCGATGCCTGAGACATCCTTCCTTGGTTAACATGTTTAAACCCAACAGGAGTACAAGATTACTAAGATTTCGAAGTGagacaagaagaataagGAATATTACAATTTCTGAAAGGCATCCGACTAATTTCATAAATACACAGGGAACTGAAAGGGTGTACAAAGCTTATGATATTTTATCTAATCCGTACGAATCATTCAAATACTCAGTTCCAAAATGTTTACTGGTCTATGAGTCAACGAATTCGTGTTTTCTTGAGGAGATTTTTGACCACTTTAGATCTAATAAAGACATCTTTGAATTCGTCTGTCAGAAATTTTGGAAATCGGGTTCAATTAGGTGTATTGTCTTGGACAATCTAATCCATATTTTGAGCCAGGAGAAGGTGCAGCTAGTTGAAGATATTCTTGATAAACTTGCTGAACTGGGAGTTGCACCAGGGTTCAGTGTGAAACAGAGAAAAGGTGAGATCACATTGTTGGATCATATGGCTAATCAAATAATTGTTTTAGCAGCAATTTGTGGTGAACCGTTGGTTGCTACTCTGTATATGATACAGTGCAAAACTCTGTACCAACAGAACCAAGTTCTTATTGAAGAGGAGACAATAAGGACGGTTTTAAGGTGCCTTTGCGCTTACAGGGGCAAAAGATTGGTGTATTATAATTATGCTGTTGTTCGATTGGTTAATTCCTTCTACTTATATCCATACTCTGCAGTGGATCTTGCGGGTATAATCTCTTTGGCCATATCGGGACTGGATGATGTGTACTTTGCAAATATCATCTATGGGAAGCTAAGTAACAAAATCACAAAAAATGAATGTTCCATGGACCTTCTGCTagctttgaaagatttaattttgaaaaacGTAGAGTTGGGACATCACGAAACTGCATTAGAGATATGGAGAAActccaaagacttgaaatATGTATTTGATGATCCTGATGTGCATTTATCATTTCTTGGTAACTTGAACGGACATTATGCCGACCTTTTCCTACGAGAGGCGAACCTAGATGAATCCAAAAGAGAAATTGTGGATGCTTTGATACGGGTTGTTGGATCTAAAGATTCTGAGTTACTTGAGTGTATAATGTTGAAGATCGGGTCTCCTGTGAGACGTCTGACACTTTCTGCTTTGTTTGAAGCATTTCTCAAGCAAAGGAAGGATGCTGAATCAGAGAAGGTCCTTCAGTCAATATTTAAAACAAGAACAGGTTTAGCTCCCCAAGATTTTAGCCAAATAGCCAAAAAAGTGTTAGAAGTGAATGATGTGGAGAAAGCCATTGATATGGCACTGAGTTATCATATCAAAATATCTGGAGGTGGTTACGTACATATTTTTGAGCATATCCTTATGAATGAAGAACCTCAGAAATACAATGCATTCTTCAATACGATGGTAGAAAAAATGAAGGATGCTGATAATGACTCAAGATCATTACTTTTTCCTATACTTGTTAGATATTTGTCAATCAAGTATCATGTACGTTTAAGTCGAAGCTTTATCAGTTCTATGGTGAAGAACTTTCATACAAGCGACTCAACCCCAGATATATCTGAACTTCCAGATTTAGGGAAATATTCTCTTACAAATGATATTTATAATGTGATTTACTTCAGTCCTTCCAGCTTTCAAAAGGGTTTAGTTGTTCTTTTAGAGGAAGCCTTAAAATCAAAGGAATTGGATATTGTCAAATGGTGCATTACAGAACTACGACAAGAAGGATTCTTAGTCCAGGAAATcctttctttgatcaagaatttCAACCCCTCTCTTTTTAGAGAATTATTCCACGAAGATATCGAAAACAGTATCAGATAATCATCTATTATATTATGTACATGCAAAATAACAACGAAACAGGTAGGTATGGTTTTATTTCTTAGATTTCAGTTGTTTTTTGTCAAACAACTTTCCACCGCTGGCCACCTCTTTCACATTTTGGCCCAATAACTCTATTAAGCCATCCTTTTGGGTACTATTAGTTTCCGACGTCTCGGACGTAGCTTCTATACTTGGCAGAAAAGATGCAAATCTTTGATTGAACTTGTTAACCTTTCCAGTGGCATTTGGATCCACCGCCACTAAATCAGATCTATTTGGGTTCCATAATACACTATTCCTCTGGTCGTTGATCATTCTGATTTCATCTTTAGGGGCTTGGGATCTTCTTTTAATCACAGAACCATCGCTTAATTCGACCAAAGTCTCGAATTGATGGAAAATAGCAGGTCTTGCTTTTCCCAATTTTATCTTTCTCATCACTCTCCTGTTTGATAAGTGCACATCACCCTTCATGGCAATACCCCTAGCAAACTCTCTTTGAATAGAGAGTTTACCTATCATCATATTTCTGAACATTGTTATATTGAAAAAACTTTTGCACCAAAATCCTTCGCGAATTTTGTTCGTTGAAAACTTTTGCTGAGCGATAATTGATCTAATTGAAAATGGCATTTTCAACACAGACTCCCACCATCGTGGTTTTGAAGGAGGGAACGGATACCTCACAGGGTAAAGGCCAGATAATTAATAATATTAATGCTTGTTTGGCCATCCAGGACACCTTGAAACCTACCTTGGGTCCATTTGGTTCTGATATTCTTATTGTATCTTCTAATGGCAAAACCACTATTTCTAATGATGGTGCCACTATTTTGAAGTTATTAGATATTGTTCATCCAGCAGCCAAAATGTTAGTTGATATATCCAGAGCGCAAGATGctgaagttggtgatggtacAACATCTGTTACCATTTTAGCAGGTGAACTATTGAAGGAAAGTAAAAGttttattgaagatggtatCTCATCTCATTTAATCGCAAGAGGTTTGAGAAAGGCTTGTGATCTTGCAGTGGAAAGGATTCATGATATTGCAATTGAGGTTAAAAAGGATGATCCTAAAGAATTCCGCCAATTATTAGAAAGATGTGCCACTACTGCCATGTCTTCGAAACTTATCAGTCAAAATTCAACATTTTTCACGAAGATGGTGGTAGATGCTGTCTTAAGCTTGGACCAAGACTCATTGGATGAGAAATTGATTGGAATTAAGAAAGTGCCTGGTGGTTCAATGGAAGAATCcttatttgtggatggtgtCGCCTTTAAAAAGACATTCTCTTATGCAGGTTTTGAACAACAGCCAAAGAAGTTTTCCAATCCTAAAGTTTTGAACTTAAATGTCGAACTTGAATTGAAGGCCGAAAAGGATAACGCTGAAGTAAGAGTCGAACAAGTCAAAGACTACCAAGACATTGTTGACGCTGAATGGAAAATAATATTTTCTAAGTTAGAAGCAATTCACAACAGTGGTGCCAATATTGTGCTCTCAAAATTACCAATTGGTGACTTGGCCACTCAATTTTTTGCCGACAGGGATATTTTCTGCGCTGGAAGAGTGGCCACAGAAGACATGGACCGAGTTATCCAAGCGGTTGGCGGAACAATACAATCCACGTGTTCCAATATTGTCGATAAAGACCTCGGAACTTGTGAAGTGTTCGAGGAGGTTCAAATTGGATCCGAGAGATATAACTTATTCAAGGGATGCCCCCAAGCTAGGACATGC is from Yamadazyma tenuis chromosome 6, complete sequence and encodes:
- the PAP1 gene encoding polynucleotide adenylyltransferase (COG:A; EggNog:ENOG503NUH2; BUSCO:EOG09260VYK); the encoded protein is MASRIFGVTPPISTDNPSPKEITLNDQLIAELKARGSFESEQATRKRVEILNLFQKLVQEFVHKVSKSKNMSEGMAKDAGGKIFTFGSYRLGVYGPGSDIDTLVVVPKHVTREDFFSVFESIVRERPELEEITSVPDAFVPIIKIEFDGISIDLICATLNVPQVPLNMTLDDKNLLRNLDERDMRALNGTRVTDEILQLVPKPTVFKHALRCIKMWAQARAVYGNVFGFPGGVAWAMMVARICQLYPNAVGAVIVDKFFNIYTKWNWPQPVLLKPIEDGPLQVKVWNPRLYTNDRNHRMPIITPAYPSMCATHNITSSTQKVILSELVKGVDIVGDIKLGKRTWSDLFQRHDFFFRYKFYLCIVVGTKANEEEHSKWSGFVESKLRLLVQKLEATSGIEIAHPYVKDFNDSYDINDLEPFEVVNSYGILSGASVLNKLQKVEPRTIHGSEKEGDTPTKTLHLMKLFIGLDVSLNKSNDSTSKQPKKLDIQYPCSEFYNICKGWLGFQEGTHFIQIKNVKLYELPDDVFEEGEKRPIKQSKKRKADSKGDIQKRSKSAVPI
- a CDS encoding uncharacterized protein (EggNog:ENOG503PXTQ) → MSSRISESLNDSVDDYNRFIKVLSFKPSDIPVSLYLHFLYEHKFSLDERTRNLFVSRLAFHNLYEHIWKVFIDESSTINDIEELAIIIGETAKENNNIDIGLLKALIEAQGNIPNQSLKAVLLDCISHNFDISRNTLSEALITYDQHPSLSKPLSVMNIYEVILILRQKLHAHEDVNAEVKTLHDLCISKKGNIAGWFAFITENIESKSLDKELLELILQMMKGAGLNDYDISRIIDLNIMSSSSIYELFQQEYVYSNISWSLNRLTNKLIDRDVDSLLSRIVLEHHNELSNDILVSCLQEMFKKEHESFLKCLRSMLDAQNHRKYEQVYKHFFETYRPNGIESILLHKAMLKTNNSHDFYLRLRVHLPIAENERRETIELYRDFITAEIRPTTVLLELIRSMMVRNRVLDANVIDELVKTSILKLTKVTPMGIQVIDEKKKIKLNNTVRAIAQSLSILETQEGMIVLNNLYQCFVNSKEFSNMDLRLRLKIYKTLLLEVFRFISRDASRNIDIGLLAKDLIIDDKIRSYICYFYEVKNCPTKSLQIVKEFADDKSKFTKNIMDGVEAGILSSKLEVDEKLELYKSFRKELSLYGFKAKIKPKNIVSLMQLVLKSQSGVLKEGSLDRILSFSLKQGVPYHVINKLVKQKRTR
- the RCY1 gene encoding F-box protein: endocytic membrane traffic, recycling ReCYcling 1 (COG:U; EggNog:ENOG503NUKZ; BUSCO:EOG09260NXJ), with the protein product MAQVIWNSDIDVYNPDVIAIPVAQGIVKYLAIADLLVFSRVSKNAYKTVNDPQIWISMLKEIGLWRKEGTNETKDINSLKLNALNCMDQACSTPARAKKIVLGIHKSLEKFYVDLLSNKSYDKLKIFQEFQSPEEQCKILNNLMQYSHLDKNDETRFTIQEKLGSLFEIFENALLRELDIHFDLEDYSTMKRFVNVIIELNNHQTLIDFFMQKSIFDNHDNVFGLLEYFNPEEFFTNKTVGEELEYELNSSRFNELMNQLITMFNYESRTIDLIFPKTVPMMYKVSEELILNQLADIFNRLIEASKGKKLYLSIVPYLYDKIVNSFISKLNQSENLGGNYLNLIQELFDMSFEQVVTEYSREEIVSFKGLSNQKIQEWKESIERREVETSQNILRNVKTETKNDFLTSFRKAFAVGSNRNTEDEQVENESYSEIQAKEKILTENMKSINKIFSLKLAMQILNDGKNCLIRMLHFKDFTIVSVRQSLMTSVQEIFISVLESIGNDHLKPGFDKALVYLRTYKPVEDDTHAPEPIKPLVLFSDLVNVADLIMQMVEIFYKEELINRRIIKNENSILNPSLQRKKKLEEMVDNYVADGLNIGIDVLIDEIEQAYSPVLQNNSYCPHNETSVEVQDSTPAARRVVSVLDGNFDLLVGCADKSVIDVFQQELAERFFQVIVKVMKSATISNTGAVTLISDLNIYYECILNHIKTNKRFILPLFESLKKVGSIYLIGGNDSKAIGKLVSDLSKFNGIFGQEEIYEFVQRREDWPLIKKDVEKIMYGLSLGDCVIA
- a CDS encoding uncharacterized protein (EggNog:ENOG503PVE1) — protein: MGTERVYKAYDILSNPQEKVQLVEDILDKLAESGVAPGFSVKQRKVDLAGIISLAISGSDDVYFANIIYGKLSNKITKNECSMDLSLALKDLILKNVELGHHETALEIWRNSKDLKYVFDDPDVHLSFLGNLNGHYADLFLREANLDESKREIVDALIRVVGSKDSELLECIMLKIGSPVRRSTLSALFEAFLKQRKDAESEKVLQSIFKTRTGLAPQDFSQIAKKVLEVNDVEKAIDMASSYHIKISGGGYVHIFEHILMNEEPQKYNAFFNTMVEKMKDADNDSRSLLFPILVRYLSIKYHVRLSRSFISSMVKNFHTSDSTPDISELPDLGKYSLTNDIYNVIYFSPSSFQKGLVVLLEEALKSKELDIVKWCITELRQEGFLVQEILSLIKNFNPSLFRELFHEDIENSIR
- the MRPL36 gene encoding mitochondrial 54S ribosomal protein bL31m (COG:J; EggNog:ENOG503P2ZQ), whose translation is MFRNMMIGKLSIQREFARGIAMKGDVHLSNRRVMRKIKLGKARPAIFHQFETLVELSDGSVIKRRSQAPKDEIRMINDQRNSVLWNPNRSDLVAVDPNATGKVNKFNQRFASFSPSIEATSETSETNSTQKDGLIELLGQNVKEVASGGKLFDKKQSKSKK
- the CCT7 gene encoding T-complex protein 1 subunit eta (EggNog:ENOG503NVKZ; COG:O), with product MAFSTQTPTIVVLKEGTDTSQGKGQIINNINACLAIQDTLKPTLGPFGSDILIVSSNGKTTISNDGATILKLLDIVHPAAKMLVDISRAQDAEVGDGTTSVTILAGELLKESKSFIEDGISSHLIARGLRKACDLAVERIHDIAIEVKKDDPKEFRQLLERCATTAMSSKLISQNSTFFTKMVVDAVLSLDQDSLDEKLIGIKKVPGGSMEESLFVDGVAFKKTFSYAGFEQQPKKFSNPKVLNLNVELELKAEKDNAEVRVEQVKDYQDIVDAEWKIIFSKLEAIHNSGANIVLSKLPIGDLATQFFADRDIFCAGRVATEDMDRVIQAVGGTIQSTCSNIVDKDLGTCEVFEEVQIGSERYNLFKGCPQARTCTLVLRGGAEQVIAEVERSLHDAIMIVKRAVSHNSVVAGGGAIEMELSKYLREFARSVAGKQQLVISAFAKALEVIPRQLCENAGLDGIELLNKLRSAHARGEKSMGIDFHKESIGDNMESFIWEPALVKINALESATEAAIVVLSVDETIKSEDPSQEGRGRGAF